A DNA window from Candidatus Thermoplasmatota archaeon contains the following coding sequences:
- a CDS encoding PKD domain-containing protein: MRRVPLALALALALLAPATAGCIARLAEVADTKPLAEIPDEERSRYPPPGTTPTGSPGNRPPVAAIAVEGPAGPRGLPRDLFALDATGSGDRDGTIARYDWRVLEGDTVVLSSDRPRVEGVTFPQPGVRVVRLTVTDDDGATATAQSTLHVDARHDYKGEPVWQLVTGPSAKWANHTVPSGPDGRALALRLALGERLSAAVEVLGPDGAVLASGETASGANELVLLVAALAGGDPVVRLKITHAPETVAGTPVPVPAAEHRGRYDLAVRVYQGASPAIEDLRPPAK, encoded by the coding sequence ATGCGTCGGGTCCCCCTCGCGCTCGCCCTCGCGCTCGCGCTCCTCGCGCCCGCGACGGCGGGCTGCATCGCGCGCCTCGCGGAGGTCGCCGACACGAAGCCTCTCGCCGAGATCCCCGACGAGGAGCGCAGCCGCTACCCGCCTCCCGGGACGACCCCCACCGGGTCCCCGGGGAACCGGCCGCCCGTCGCCGCGATCGCGGTCGAGGGGCCCGCGGGCCCGCGCGGGCTCCCGCGCGACCTGTTCGCGCTCGATGCCACGGGGTCGGGCGACCGCGACGGGACGATCGCCCGGTACGACTGGCGGGTCCTCGAGGGGGACACGGTGGTCCTGAGCTCGGATCGCCCGCGCGTCGAGGGCGTCACGTTCCCCCAGCCCGGCGTTCGGGTGGTGCGTCTCACGGTCACGGACGACGACGGCGCGACCGCGACGGCGCAATCGACGCTCCACGTCGACGCGCGGCACGACTACAAGGGCGAACCCGTGTGGCAACTCGTCACCGGCCCCTCCGCGAAATGGGCGAACCACACCGTGCCCTCGGGCCCCGACGGCCGCGCGCTCGCGCTCCGGCTCGCGCTCGGCGAGCGGCTCTCGGCCGCGGTCGAGGTGCTCGGCCCCGACGGCGCCGTCCTCGCGTCGGGCGAGACGGCCTCGGGCGCGAACGAGCTCGTGCTCCTCGTCGCCGCGCTCGCGGGGGGCGACCCCGTCGTCCGGTTGAAGATCACGCACGCGCCGGAGACGGTCGCGGGCACGCCGGTCCCCGTGCCGGCGGCGGAGCACCGCGGACGCTACGACCTCGCGGTGCGCGTCTACCAGGGCGCCTCGCCCGCGATCGAGGACCTCCGGCCGCCCGCGAAGTGA
- a CDS encoding thioredoxin domain-containing protein gives MNRLASEKAPYLRTAANQPVHWWPWGDEAFAEAQRTGKPVLLDIGAVWCHWCHVIDRESYENAATARLINERFVPVKVDRDERPDVDARYQKAVAALTGQGGWPLTVFLTADGKPFYGGTYFPPVDMHGRPGFPRVLESVARFYAENRDEAAAQADRILAALARRGGAGAPGEIAPGLIDDAVRHVESEFDAVNGGWGHAPKFPHTSAIDLAIARYRRTGSAALEDVARTTLDRMLDGGVYDHLAGGFHRYSVDARWHVPHFEKMLHDNAGLLANLAHAAQVWPGRGYDAKARDVARFMETVLSDRDHGGFYGSQDADVGHEDDGDFFTWTLDEAAAVLDPEEMRLAALHFGLAERGPMHHDPRRNVLHVAAKASDLAHALGRPVAEVERVLAEVRRKMLAARLERPAPYVDRTLYTNWNGMAVSAFLALAGATGEARYRDFARLTLDRFLDEAWSRERGFAHGLADDGTPLSGGLLDDQAQMLPALLDAHDHTGNRRYLDAAVAVADLLERAFAAPGGGLRDHAPDLAGPGSRVLETQVERPIQDNPTPSANATAARALVRLAAATGDARHRDHARRILEAFAAEAPRYGLFAAAWFLAADALLSPPPQVLVVARGEAADAMRAAALRAYAPGRVVRVIGDAAEPGVPEEARALAARAAGPTALVCLGERCLAPADSPAALETRLAEAGKT, from the coding sequence ATGAACCGCCTCGCCTCCGAGAAGGCGCCGTACCTGCGCACCGCCGCGAACCAGCCCGTCCACTGGTGGCCGTGGGGCGACGAGGCGTTCGCGGAGGCGCAGCGCACGGGCAAACCCGTGCTCCTCGACATCGGGGCCGTCTGGTGCCACTGGTGCCACGTCATCGACCGCGAAAGCTACGAGAACGCGGCGACGGCGCGCCTCATCAACGAGCGTTTCGTCCCCGTGAAGGTCGACCGCGACGAGCGCCCGGACGTCGACGCGCGGTACCAGAAGGCGGTCGCGGCCCTCACGGGCCAGGGGGGTTGGCCGCTCACCGTCTTCCTCACGGCGGACGGCAAGCCGTTCTACGGGGGCACCTACTTCCCGCCCGTCGACATGCACGGCCGACCCGGCTTCCCGCGCGTCCTCGAATCCGTCGCGCGCTTCTACGCGGAGAACCGTGACGAGGCCGCCGCGCAAGCCGACCGAATCCTCGCGGCCCTCGCGCGGCGCGGCGGGGCGGGCGCGCCGGGCGAGATCGCGCCAGGCCTCATCGACGACGCCGTTCGCCACGTCGAAAGCGAGTTCGACGCCGTGAACGGAGGCTGGGGCCACGCGCCGAAGTTTCCGCACACGAGCGCGATCGACCTCGCGATCGCCCGATACCGCCGCACGGGATCGGCCGCGCTCGAGGACGTCGCTCGCACGACGCTCGACCGGATGCTCGACGGCGGCGTCTACGACCACCTGGCGGGGGGCTTCCACCGGTATTCGGTGGACGCGCGCTGGCACGTCCCGCATTTCGAGAAGATGCTGCACGACAACGCCGGGCTCCTCGCGAACCTCGCGCACGCGGCGCAGGTGTGGCCGGGCCGCGGCTACGACGCGAAGGCGCGCGACGTGGCGCGTTTCATGGAAACCGTCCTCTCCGATCGCGATCATGGCGGGTTCTACGGCTCGCAGGACGCGGACGTCGGCCACGAGGACGACGGCGACTTCTTCACCTGGACGCTCGACGAAGCCGCGGCCGTCCTCGATCCCGAGGAGATGAGGCTCGCGGCCCTCCACTTCGGGCTCGCCGAGCGCGGCCCGATGCACCACGACCCGCGGCGCAACGTCCTCCACGTCGCCGCGAAGGCATCCGACCTCGCCCACGCGCTTGGCCGACCCGTCGCCGAGGTGGAGCGGGTCCTCGCCGAGGTCCGCCGCAAGATGCTTGCGGCCCGACTCGAACGGCCCGCGCCGTACGTCGACCGGACGCTCTACACGAATTGGAACGGCATGGCCGTCTCCGCGTTCCTCGCGCTCGCGGGGGCGACGGGCGAAGCGCGCTACCGCGACTTCGCGCGCCTCACGCTCGACCGGTTCCTCGACGAGGCCTGGTCGCGCGAGCGCGGATTCGCCCACGGCCTCGCGGACGACGGAACCCCGCTTTCGGGCGGCCTCCTCGACGACCAGGCCCAGATGCTTCCCGCCCTCCTCGACGCGCACGACCACACCGGGAACCGCCGCTACCTCGACGCCGCCGTTGCCGTCGCGGACCTTCTCGAGCGCGCCTTCGCCGCCCCGGGCGGCGGGTTGCGCGACCACGCGCCCGACCTCGCGGGCCCGGGCTCGCGCGTTCTCGAGACGCAGGTGGAGCGGCCCATCCAGGACAACCCGACGCCGAGCGCGAACGCGACGGCCGCCCGCGCCCTCGTCCGACTCGCGGCCGCGACGGGCGACGCGCGGCATCGCGACCACGCGCGACGCATCCTCGAGGCCTTCGCGGCCGAGGCGCCGCGCTACGGCCTCTTCGCCGCCGCGTGGTTCCTCGCGGCCGACGCGCTTCTCTCCCCGCCCCCGCAGGTGCTCGTCGTCGCGCGCGGCGAGGCGGCGGACGCGATGCGCGCGGCCGCCCTGCGCGCCTACGCGCCCGGACGGGTCGTCCGCGTCATCGGGGATGCGGCCGAACCCGGCGTCCCGGAGGAGGCGCGCGCGCTCGCGGCGCGCGCGGCGGGCCCCACGGCCCTCGTGTGCCTCGGCGAGCGCTGCCTCGCGCCCGCGGATTCGCCCGCGGCGCTCGAGACCCGCCTCGCCGAAGCCGGGAAAACTTGA
- a CDS encoding 50S ribosomal protein L16, with product MAKTRPGRLYKRIKSQSYTRRKYMGGVPGSRISQFDLGDKTTNFPIVASLVVDERVAITHNALESARVAANRVLMKYCGATGYHLKLRVYPHEVLRENKQASGAGADRVSQGMRRSFGKAVGVAARLQRGQELMTARVRPEHWPAVKEAFRKANMKLPTPTHLQLEKGEDQVRLFLEGKIKAAKAIAPPPKEKKEEAPAAEGAAPAEGAKPDAKGAKPDAKAGAKPEAKPAAGGDKKPAKK from the coding sequence ATGGCAAAGACCAGGCCCGGACGCCTTTACAAGCGCATCAAGAGCCAATCCTACACGCGCCGCAAGTACATGGGCGGCGTCCCGGGCTCGCGCATCTCCCAGTTTGACCTGGGCGACAAGACGACGAACTTCCCCATCGTGGCGTCCCTCGTCGTGGACGAGCGCGTCGCGATCACCCACAACGCGCTCGAGAGCGCCCGTGTCGCCGCGAACCGGGTCCTCATGAAGTATTGCGGCGCGACGGGCTACCACCTCAAGCTCCGCGTCTACCCGCACGAGGTCCTCCGCGAGAACAAGCAGGCCTCGGGCGCCGGCGCCGACCGTGTGTCGCAGGGCATGCGCCGCTCGTTCGGCAAGGCCGTCGGCGTCGCGGCGCGCCTCCAGCGCGGCCAGGAGCTCATGACGGCGCGCGTGCGCCCCGAGCACTGGCCCGCCGTGAAGGAAGCCTTCCGCAAGGCCAACATGAAGCTCCCCACGCCGACCCACCTCCAGCTCGAGAAGGGCGAGGACCAGGTCCGCCTGTTCCTCGAGGGCAAGATCAAGGCCGCGAAGGCCATCGCCCCGCCCCCGAAGGAGAAGAAGGAGGAGGCCCCCGCCGCCGAGGGCGCGGCCCCCGCCGAGGGCGCGAAGCCCGACGCGAAGGGCGCCAAGCCCGACGCCAAGGCGGGCGCGAAGCCCGAGGCGAAGCCCGCCGCGGGCGGCGACAAGAAGCCGGCCAAGAAGTAG
- a CDS encoding ATP-binding cassette domain-containing protein, protein MTLAVRDLAFAHPGAPRLLDGVAFEVPRGRSAFVLGASGAGKTTLLRCIAGLETGYTGSVLWDGAPLDAVPAHARRIGFLFQEPALFPHLDVERNVRFGMRYRGLARRDEPEEARRLLALVGLEDKGRRGVDALSGGERQRVALARALAAAPRAVLLDEPLSALDRDLRVSLGERVKKLLAREGVAAIWVTHDADEAKRLADATWRLEAGRLA, encoded by the coding sequence GTGACGCTCGCGGTCCGCGACCTCGCGTTCGCGCACCCGGGCGCCCCTCGGCTCCTCGACGGCGTCGCGTTCGAGGTGCCGCGCGGACGCAGCGCTTTCGTGCTCGGGGCGAGCGGCGCGGGCAAGACGACCCTCCTGCGCTGCATCGCGGGTCTCGAGACCGGATATACAGGCAGCGTCCTGTGGGACGGCGCGCCGCTCGACGCCGTTCCGGCGCACGCGCGCCGGATCGGCTTCCTGTTCCAGGAGCCCGCGCTCTTCCCGCACCTCGACGTGGAACGCAACGTCCGCTTCGGCATGCGCTACCGCGGCCTTGCGCGCCGGGACGAGCCGGAGGAGGCGCGGCGCCTCCTTGCGCTCGTCGGGCTCGAGGACAAGGGTCGCCGCGGCGTCGACGCGCTCTCGGGCGGCGAGCGCCAGCGCGTCGCCCTCGCCCGCGCCCTCGCGGCCGCGCCGCGCGCGGTGCTGCTCGACGAGCCGCTGAGCGCGCTCGACCGCGACCTGCGCGTCTCGCTCGGCGAGCGCGTGAAGAAGCTTCTCGCGCGCGAAGGCGTCGCCGCGATCTGGGTCACGCACGACGCCGACGAGGCGAAGCGCCTCGCGGACGCGACGTGGCGGCTCGAGGCGGGACGCCTCGCGTGA
- a CDS encoding helix-turn-helix transcriptional regulator: MLPTRLAEFQTDLAGRLVLADQPGLEVRNLRDRYGFKQEWLAERLGLRRESLSRIESGHVAPSVGFIQRFTRVMTLARGVREHLASLEMRNAPRAAPGAAEAEMDALGLALRLDPETAGEIIARATESYEEKRKAAVESLRAPAGARKER, from the coding sequence TTGCTGCCGACGCGTCTCGCCGAGTTCCAGACCGACCTCGCCGGCCGGCTTGTCCTGGCCGACCAGCCCGGCCTCGAGGTCCGGAACCTGCGCGACCGGTACGGCTTCAAGCAGGAGTGGCTCGCCGAGCGCCTCGGGCTGAGGCGCGAGAGCCTGTCGCGCATCGAGAGCGGGCATGTCGCGCCCTCGGTCGGGTTCATCCAGCGCTTCACGCGCGTGATGACGCTCGCCCGCGGCGTGCGCGAGCATCTCGCCTCGCTCGAGATGCGCAACGCTCCGCGGGCGGCCCCCGGCGCCGCGGAAGCGGAGATGGACGCGCTCGGCCTCGCGCTGAGGCTCGACCCCGAGACGGCGGGCGAGATCATCGCGCGGGCGACCGAGTCCTACGAAGAGAAGCGCAAGGCGGCGGTGGAGTCCCTCAGGGCCCCGGCCGGCGCGCGCAAGGAGCGATGA
- a CDS encoding DUF3088 domain-containing protein — MFRRGATGSPLTPEGMETAVKDTLFLLKPGFLDGSSRFFCGECAMVEGMLSFYPPLREKLDVRYVGYARPRSDVIALVGEENQGVPLLVLGDRERMKGAPPSIEWGEADGRTFIQHPFQICEYLAARYGADRPH, encoded by the coding sequence ATGTTCCGACGCGGCGCGACCGGCAGCCCCTTGACCCCCGAGGGCATGGAGACCGCCGTGAAGGACACCCTCTTTCTCCTCAAGCCCGGCTTCCTCGACGGGTCGAGCCGGTTCTTCTGCGGCGAATGTGCGATGGTCGAGGGCATGCTCTCGTTCTATCCGCCGCTTCGCGAGAAGCTCGACGTCCGCTACGTCGGGTACGCGCGTCCGCGCTCCGACGTGATCGCGCTCGTCGGCGAGGAGAACCAGGGCGTCCCGCTCCTCGTCCTCGGCGACCGCGAGCGCATGAAGGGCGCGCCCCCGTCGATCGAGTGGGGCGAGGCCGACGGCCGGACGTTTATCCAGCACCCGTTCCAGATCTGCGAGTATCTCGCCGCGCGGTACGGCGCGGACCGTCCCCACTAA
- the ppsA gene encoding phosphoenolpyruvate synthase — MTMTKQNVVWATTIGRDDLELVGGKGANLGEMIQIGLPVPPAFVVTAPAFRRFLEETGLGQKIFPILAALNVDDNKSLQAASDQVRKLVLETKMPEKLAREIADAYRSLAKAEKEERPLVAVRSSATAEDLPEASFAGQQDTYLNIRGEESLVEHVRRCWASLYTPRATFYRTKHDFVHEKVAIAVVVQKMADAAKAGVMFTRHPTTGEHQIIVEAAWGLGEGVVSGSVSPDHYVLAPDGKASTVHVAVKESQHVRGKDDRTVVEAVPKDKREARVLSDAELKQLAGLARTVEQHYGSPQDVEWAFGKDGNLYVLQARPITTIKGKDAKGAKPAAGGDAKSATAVLLAGLGASPGIASGKVARVDSTDDLDQCGQGDILVTAMTTPDMVPAMRRAAAIVTDEGGMTCHAAIVSRELGVPAVVGTKTATKTLKAGHVITVDGDKGQVFEGATKAAAKAASQPAAGPAVAAAAKPLTATQVKVNISMPEAIERAMKTDPDGVGLLRVEHIVLGLGKHPLSLIRGGREDEYVKYLVESIKVVAEPMFPRTVWVRTLDAPTDEFRAMEGGGDEPHEHNPMLGWRGIRRSIDQPDLVKAEFKAIKKLIDEGFTNIGVMLPLVGRPEEIRDAKRLMREVGLEPHRDCEFGIMIEIPAAALIIDDLLDEGLDFVSFGTNDLTQYTLAVDRNNENVAKLYSEFHPAIGKLIQMTIEAARKRGVQTSICGQAGSNPKFVEKLIGWGITSVSANIDALPRVREMIARTERKILLDRSRSG; from the coding sequence ATGACGATGACGAAGCAGAACGTGGTGTGGGCGACGACGATCGGACGAGACGACCTCGAGCTCGTGGGCGGCAAGGGCGCGAACCTGGGCGAGATGATCCAGATCGGCCTGCCGGTGCCGCCCGCCTTCGTGGTGACCGCGCCGGCCTTCCGGCGCTTCCTCGAGGAGACGGGGCTCGGTCAGAAAATCTTCCCCATCCTCGCCGCGCTCAACGTGGACGACAACAAGTCGTTGCAGGCCGCCTCGGACCAGGTCCGCAAGCTCGTCCTCGAGACGAAGATGCCCGAGAAGCTCGCGCGGGAGATCGCGGACGCGTACCGCTCGCTCGCCAAGGCCGAGAAGGAGGAGCGTCCCCTCGTCGCCGTCCGCTCCTCGGCGACCGCGGAGGACCTTCCCGAAGCCTCGTTCGCCGGCCAGCAGGACACCTACCTCAACATCCGCGGCGAGGAGAGCCTTGTCGAGCACGTCCGCCGCTGCTGGGCCTCGCTCTACACGCCGCGCGCCACGTTCTACCGCACGAAGCACGACTTCGTCCACGAGAAGGTCGCGATCGCGGTCGTCGTGCAGAAGATGGCCGACGCCGCGAAGGCCGGCGTCATGTTCACGCGCCACCCGACCACCGGCGAGCACCAGATCATCGTCGAGGCCGCGTGGGGCCTCGGCGAAGGCGTCGTGTCGGGCTCCGTGAGCCCCGACCACTACGTCCTCGCGCCCGACGGCAAGGCCTCGACGGTGCACGTCGCGGTCAAGGAGTCGCAGCACGTCCGCGGCAAGGACGACCGCACGGTCGTCGAGGCGGTCCCGAAGGACAAGCGCGAGGCGCGCGTGCTTTCCGACGCCGAGCTCAAGCAGCTCGCGGGCCTCGCGCGCACCGTCGAGCAGCACTACGGCTCGCCGCAGGACGTCGAGTGGGCCTTCGGCAAGGACGGCAACCTCTACGTGCTCCAGGCGAGGCCGATCACGACGATCAAGGGCAAGGACGCGAAGGGCGCGAAGCCCGCGGCGGGCGGCGACGCGAAAAGCGCGACCGCGGTCCTTCTTGCGGGCCTCGGCGCCTCGCCCGGCATCGCCTCCGGCAAGGTGGCGCGCGTCGATTCCACCGACGATCTCGATCAGTGCGGCCAGGGGGACATCCTCGTGACGGCCATGACGACGCCCGACATGGTGCCCGCGATGCGTCGCGCCGCGGCCATCGTCACGGACGAGGGCGGCATGACATGCCACGCGGCCATCGTCTCCCGCGAGCTCGGCGTCCCCGCCGTCGTCGGCACCAAGACGGCGACGAAGACGCTCAAGGCCGGCCACGTGATCACCGTCGACGGCGACAAGGGCCAGGTGTTCGAGGGCGCGACGAAGGCCGCCGCGAAGGCCGCCTCGCAGCCCGCCGCGGGTCCCGCCGTCGCGGCCGCCGCGAAGCCCCTCACGGCGACCCAGGTGAAGGTCAACATCAGCATGCCCGAGGCCATCGAGCGCGCGATGAAGACGGATCCCGACGGCGTGGGTCTCCTGAGGGTCGAGCACATCGTGCTCGGTCTCGGCAAGCACCCGCTCTCGCTCATCCGCGGCGGACGCGAGGACGAGTACGTCAAGTACCTCGTCGAGAGCATCAAGGTGGTCGCGGAGCCGATGTTCCCGCGCACCGTCTGGGTCCGCACGCTCGACGCGCCGACGGACGAGTTCCGCGCGATGGAGGGCGGCGGCGACGAGCCGCACGAGCACAACCCCATGCTCGGCTGGCGCGGCATCCGGCGCTCGATCGACCAGCCCGACCTCGTGAAGGCCGAATTCAAGGCGATCAAGAAGCTCATCGACGAGGGGTTCACGAACATCGGCGTCATGCTCCCGCTCGTGGGCCGTCCCGAGGAGATCCGGGACGCAAAGAGGCTCATGCGCGAGGTGGGCCTCGAGCCGCACCGCGACTGCGAATTCGGGATCATGATCGAGATCCCGGCCGCGGCCCTCATCATCGACGATCTCCTCGACGAAGGTCTCGACTTCGTGAGCTTCGGCACGAACGACCTCACCCAGTACACGCTCGCCGTGGACCGCAACAACGAGAACGTCGCGAAGCTCTACAGCGAGTTCCATCCCGCGATCGGCAAGCTCATCCAGATGACCATCGAGGCGGCCCGGAAGCGCGGCGTGCAGACCTCGATCTGCGGGCAGGCGGGATCGAACCCGAAATTCGTCGAGAAGCTCATCGGGTGGGGCATCACGTCCGTTTCCGCGAACATCGACGCTCTCCCGCGGGTGCGGGAGATGATCGCCCGGACGGAGCGCAAGATCCTCCTCGACCGCTCCCGATCGGGGTGA
- a CDS encoding ABC transporter permease subunit, translated as MRRRAWPLLAAPLAVLAAFFALPLAAVLARAAGDASAWAWIATSPFVSSRLALAFGQALASVALTLAVAVPLAWLHHARRVPFSRLQLAVHAAPFVLPVFVVVFGLQALLGDHLRVFGPLGAVVLAHAYYNYGFAARLLHAALERRPRRLEDAARVLGAPPLAAGLRTTLPLLAPAAGAVALLVFLFSFTSFGVVLFLGDGRVSTLDTLIYENLAGSFPTTGRAAALGALQLGLNLVLLLVYVALARRAARTPREAPRPAPRAGFAAMTLSIAALGVALAPPAAVLVGAFRVRGAWTLEAWRALADRAHPSHLGGFDLGLALGLSIGYALATAFLALALAALLAYGLARSRGATRALVEAAATLPLGTSSVLLGLGYALAFGVGGTPDLRGTYAVVLLAHTLVAFPFAARALVPALDAHDRRLDDAAAVLGAKPSEVARRIHLPLLRAPLAVAGGLAAAFSLGDFGASLILMRPDTMSLSVWIARHGGLGSFDPILRAQSMALTAVLMLLTIAAFLVAERFRAEGDA; from the coding sequence ATGAGACGCCGCGCGTGGCCGCTCCTTGCGGCCCCGCTCGCGGTCCTCGCAGCGTTCTTCGCGCTTCCGCTCGCCGCCGTCCTCGCGCGGGCGGCGGGCGATGCGTCCGCGTGGGCGTGGATCGCGACCTCCCCGTTCGTCTCGAGCCGGCTCGCCCTCGCCTTCGGGCAAGCCCTCGCATCCGTCGCGCTGACGCTCGCCGTCGCGGTCCCGCTCGCGTGGCTCCACCACGCGCGCCGCGTCCCGTTCTCGCGCCTTCAGCTCGCGGTCCATGCCGCCCCCTTCGTTCTTCCCGTGTTCGTCGTCGTCTTCGGGCTCCAGGCGCTCCTCGGCGACCACCTGCGCGTGTTCGGACCGCTCGGGGCGGTGGTGCTCGCGCACGCGTACTACAACTATGGATTCGCCGCGCGCCTCCTCCACGCCGCGCTCGAGCGCCGCCCGCGCCGCCTCGAGGACGCCGCGCGCGTCCTCGGCGCGCCTCCCCTCGCGGCCGGCCTCCGCACGACGCTCCCGCTCCTTGCGCCCGCGGCGGGCGCCGTGGCCCTCCTCGTCTTTCTCTTCTCGTTCACGAGCTTCGGCGTCGTCCTCTTCCTCGGGGACGGTCGCGTCTCGACCCTCGACACGCTCATCTACGAAAACCTCGCGGGCTCGTTCCCGACCACCGGCCGCGCGGCGGCGCTCGGCGCGCTCCAGCTCGGCCTCAACCTCGTTCTCCTGCTCGTCTACGTCGCGCTTGCGCGCCGCGCCGCGCGCACGCCCCGCGAGGCGCCGCGGCCGGCGCCCCGCGCGGGATTCGCCGCGATGACCCTCTCGATTGCGGCGCTCGGGGTGGCGCTTGCGCCCCCCGCGGCCGTGCTCGTCGGCGCCTTCCGCGTCCGCGGCGCGTGGACCCTCGAGGCCTGGCGCGCGCTCGCGGACCGCGCCCACCCGTCCCACCTCGGCGGCTTCGACCTCGGCCTCGCGCTGGGGCTCTCCATCGGCTACGCGCTCGCGACGGCCTTCCTGGCCCTCGCCCTCGCGGCGCTCCTCGCCTACGGCCTGGCGCGCTCGCGCGGCGCGACACGCGCCCTCGTCGAGGCCGCGGCGACGCTGCCCCTCGGAACCTCGAGCGTGCTCCTCGGCCTCGGCTACGCGCTCGCCTTCGGCGTCGGCGGGACGCCCGATCTCCGCGGCACGTACGCTGTCGTGCTCCTCGCGCACACGCTCGTCGCGTTCCCGTTCGCGGCGCGCGCGCTCGTCCCTGCCCTCGACGCGCACGACCGCCGGCTCGACGACGCGGCGGCCGTCCTCGGCGCGAAGCCCTCGGAGGTCGCGCGCCGCATCCACCTGCCGCTCCTCAGGGCGCCGCTCGCCGTCGCGGGCGGTCTCGCCGCGGCGTTCTCGCTCGGCGATTTCGGCGCGAGCCTCATCCTCATGAGGCCGGACACCATGTCGCTCAGCGTGTGGATCGCGCGCCACGGCGGCCTCGGAAGCTTCGATCCGATTTTGCGCGCGCAATCGATGGCGCTCACCGCGGTCCTGATGCTCCTCACGATCGCCGCGTTCCTCGTCGCCGAACGCTTCCGCGCGGAGGGCGACGCGTGA
- a CDS encoding thiamine ABC transporter substrate-binding protein — protein sequence MRNPLFVIALLTASALAGCVLPEPAGPRDETPAGAYRAMGFNGTHWPDLEGARVTILSYDAFRSSFNKLAAQFTNLTNGTAVLITEEDTGRVLQRATLERGAPSFDVIYGIDNVLLGRATRDGVFRAYEPTLASRIDPAFALGPKWPATPVSHGYIAVNVDPRANLTIETLDDVRAHADRFVTEDPRTSTPGLGFLIATVGVYGEDDDDDYLDYWKDLFDGGVLVTSSWTDAYVNHFTGGYGQWETGARVDRPIVTSYTTSPAYEMYYGYDTLNANVLAPNATFHQIQTMGVANGTKNLAAAEAWIEFTLTDAFQATLAEQEAIYPVARSVSVESVFAGRDPAPGTFQPAPFDVATLDAKVEGWVRAWTDLYERHRASA from the coding sequence ATGCGAAACCCGCTCTTCGTCATCGCCCTCCTGACCGCAAGCGCCCTTGCGGGCTGCGTCCTGCCTGAACCCGCCGGCCCCCGCGACGAGACGCCCGCGGGCGCCTACCGCGCGATGGGCTTCAACGGCACGCACTGGCCCGACCTCGAGGGCGCGAGGGTCACGATCCTCTCCTACGACGCCTTCCGGTCGAGCTTCAACAAGCTCGCCGCCCAGTTCACGAACCTCACGAACGGCACGGCCGTCCTCATCACGGAGGAGGACACGGGCCGCGTGCTCCAGCGCGCGACGCTCGAGCGCGGCGCGCCGAGCTTCGACGTCATCTACGGCATCGACAACGTCCTCCTCGGCCGCGCGACGCGGGACGGCGTCTTCCGCGCCTACGAGCCCACGCTCGCCTCGCGCATCGACCCCGCCTTCGCGCTCGGCCCGAAGTGGCCCGCGACCCCCGTTTCGCACGGCTACATCGCGGTGAACGTGGACCCGCGCGCGAACCTCACGATCGAGACGCTCGACGACGTGCGCGCGCACGCCGACCGGTTCGTGACCGAGGACCCGCGCACCTCGACGCCGGGCCTCGGCTTTCTCATCGCGACCGTCGGCGTCTACGGCGAGGACGACGACGACGATTACCTCGACTATTGGAAAGATCTCTTCGACGGGGGCGTCCTCGTGACCTCGAGCTGGACCGACGCGTACGTGAACCACTTCACGGGAGGCTACGGACAGTGGGAGACGGGCGCGCGCGTCGACCGCCCGATCGTGACGAGCTACACGACGAGCCCGGCCTACGAGATGTACTACGGCTACGATACGCTGAACGCGAACGTCCTCGCGCCGAACGCCACCTTCCACCAGATCCAGACCATGGGCGTCGCGAACGGCACGAAGAACCTCGCCGCGGCCGAGGCGTGGATCGAATTCACCCTCACCGACGCGTTCCAGGCGACGCTCGCGGAGCAGGAGGCCATCTACCCGGTCGCGCGCAGCGTTTCCGTGGAGAGCGTCTTCGCGGGCCGTGACCCCGCGCCGGGCACGTTCCAGCCCGCGCCCTTCGACGTCGCGACGCTCGACGCGAAGGTGGAAGGCTGGGTCCGCGCGTGGACGGACCTCTACGAGCGCCACAGGGCGTCGGCATGA